The following coding sequences lie in one Leptospira saintgironsiae genomic window:
- a CDS encoding ATP-binding response regulator — protein MTNSTSSVIKNKQERKSVVRDPILIVEDKLENTLMLEALCDEFGIQYQSASNGEEALEMAKANKYSFYIVDLMMPVMDGPTFIQRLKEFQPDATVLVQTALDSTDTVIEVMKLGVFDYIIKPILPDQFQKALSKAVDYRFLKASETAILEAESLKLRNQLEWLTYKETRRKAGDESWEKSSIHSLQTSLSQGSGIGAIISLLDMIKVEMKEDGDNYLINKSMMNLVIENQEITKNLLKGLTQLLEIINRNLEKQKIKSSELVEKIKHSSEFIIPYLEKKSLRLALPVLKKEVDLDIEADLILLALEEVILNAYKYCAPKTSLEVFTSINQGYFCIVVKNIVDEKPYGGVDEKHENLVLQPFFRIHPPVESVSHLERFGLGLGLTAVDQILRKHNGLFFIHNAKDHTGEQVRLCVMSELLLPIQ, from the coding sequence ATGAGTTTGGTATACAATACCAGTCTGCTTCCAATGGAGAAGAAGCATTGGAGATGGCAAAGGCCAATAAATATTCCTTTTATATAGTAGATCTTATGATGCCTGTGATGGATGGCCCTACTTTCATTCAAAGATTGAAGGAATTCCAACCAGATGCAACCGTACTTGTTCAAACCGCACTCGACTCCACTGATACTGTGATCGAGGTAATGAAACTAGGTGTATTCGATTATATAATCAAACCAATTCTTCCTGATCAATTCCAGAAAGCATTAAGCAAGGCTGTAGATTATCGTTTTTTAAAGGCTAGCGAGACCGCTATCCTAGAAGCAGAAAGTCTTAAACTCAGAAACCAGCTGGAATGGCTGACTTATAAAGAAACCAGAAGAAAGGCAGGAGATGAGTCCTGGGAAAAATCCTCCATACATTCATTGCAGACTTCCCTTTCTCAAGGATCAGGGATTGGTGCTATCATCAGTCTTTTGGATATGATCAAAGTAGAAATGAAGGAAGATGGAGATAATTATTTAATTAATAAAAGTATGATGAACCTGGTAATAGAAAACCAGGAAATCACTAAAAATCTACTCAAAGGTCTTACCCAACTATTAGAGATTATTAATCGAAATCTGGAGAAACAGAAGATCAAATCATCCGAACTTGTTGAGAAGATTAAACATTCCAGCGAGTTCATTATACCTTATCTTGAAAAAAAATCTCTTAGACTTGCTTTGCCCGTTTTGAAAAAGGAAGTGGATCTGGATATTGAAGCCGATCTAATCCTTCTCGCTCTGGAAGAAGTGATCTTAAATGCGTATAAGTACTGCGCACCCAAAACCTCTTTAGAAGTTTTCACTAGTATCAACCAAGGTTATTTCTGCATTGTAGTAAAAAATATAGTAGATGAAAAACCTTACGGAGGTGTGGACGAAAAACATGAAAACCTTGTTTTACAACCATTCTTCCGTATTCATCCGCCTGTAGAAAGTGTATCTCATTTAGAAAGATTCGGTCTTGGTTTGGGACTTACCGCAGTAGACCAAATCCTCAGAAAACATAACGGTTTATTCTTTATTCATAATGCAAAGGACCACACTGGAGAACAGGTGCGTCTTTGTGTCATGAGCGAATTATTATTACCCATTCAGTGA